The following is a genomic window from Pararhizobium capsulatum DSM 1112.
TCGGTGGGGAGGAAGCCTTGGCATGATGATCTCAGCAGACCATCCGAAATCGGAATAGACAGATGTATGGGCCTCGCGTTTTTGTCAGTATGATTGGCGCCCTGCTGGTTTTCGCCATTGCAACCTATGCCATGAATGGTTCTCTCGGGATGACGCTGCTGCAGACCGCCATGTGTGCGGTTTTACTGCAAGTAGGCTATTTCCTTGGCGTTCTTTTTCTTGTTTGGAAGACTGCGCGTGACGGTCAACTCAGCCGTTCCGAGCAATCTGGTTCCGCAAAGAGCGGCGATGGGGACGCAGGTGCATCAGCCATCCCCGTTTCCCGGTTGAACAAACCCGGCCATCCCAACTTCTAAACCTCTGGTCGCGCGACCCGCCTCTCAAAACGTCATCACGTATGTGATGTAGTGCATTTTGCCCGAACTATTTTCCCGATTTTTTTGCTGCGCCGCGATAGCGACATGATCGCTTTCCATGTTGTCTGTGTCCATACGGACGCTGAAGCGTAGCGAGAATCATTCAGATTCGCGTCCCCCGCTTTAGCTCTTTGTTTTTAGGCATGTCGTTTTCGCAAAACCGCTGCACATCTTTGCGCGACATGCTGTAGCTGGGCACGGAATGCCTGGAACGCAGGAGGCGGATAAGCATGGACAACGGGATATGCGTCATAATCGCAGCAATGAATGCTGCGCCCACCATCGCACGCGCGGTGGAGACGGCGCTTCGAGAACCCGAAACCATCGAGGTCATCGTCATCGACGACGGCTCCAGGGATGACACGATCGGCGCGGCAAAAACCGTTGACGACGGCAGCGGTCGGCTAAGAACGCACCGTTTCGAACAAAATCGTGGACCAGCAGCAGCCCGCAACATGGCGATCGAGATGTCGAAGGCGGAGGTTCTTTCGATCCTGGATGCCGATGATTTTTTGTTTCCCGGCCGCTTTCGACAACTGCTGGCCCAGGAGGACTGGGATTTCGTTGCCGACAACATCGCCTTTGTCGACGAGGAGGGAGCATCCCGGGCGCACCTCGAACTTGTCGAGATCGAGCCCGATCCCAAGCTCATCGATCTCAAGACCTTCGTCGAAGGCAACATTTCGAAGAGTGGCGTGCGCCGCGGCGAGATCGGCTTCCTGAAGCCTCTGATGCGGCGGGCCTTTCTCGACGAAAACGGGCTGCGCTACCGTGAGGACCTGCGGCTTGGCGAAGACTATGATCTCTACGCCCGCGCCCTTGCTGCCGGTGCACGCTACAAGGTGATCCATAGCTGCGGTTATGGCGCAGTCGTGCGTGGCAATTCGCTGAGTGGCAGCCATCGCACCGAAGATCTGCGCCGGCTCTACGAGGCGGATCGGGCCATTCTGTCACAGGCTCCTCTTTCCAATGAAGAGCGCAGAATCATTCGCCAGCATGAACAGCACATCCGGGCTCGCTACGAGCTGCGCCACTTCCTGGATTTGAAAAAGAGCCAGGGATTTGCGCATGCGCTGAGCTACGCAGTGCGCCATCCCGCCGCTTTACCGGCCATCGCAGGCGGAATTTTTGCCGATAAGTCGCAGCGTTTTAGACGCCCTCCGGAAGCGCCGGTGGCGCTGGGCGGCACGGGAAAGCTGCGTTATCTGCTGACCGCACCGGCCGGACGGGGTTGATCCCCCGCCCGGCTCTGCACGTGGTCAGAGGTAATCCCGGCGAACACCATCAAGAACGTTCAGGAACCGCTCCTTGCGTTCGGCAAGAGCCCTGTCGCTGCTCAGCTGCGGTTCGGCACGACTTGCCTGCCACAGAGCAAGGGTGGAAGGTGCAGCCAACATCTGCTTGGCGGCGGAGCGCAGGCCGGTTACCCGCGGCTCTTGCTCCCTGACCATCACTTCGCCGTCGTCATTCATGGCCGACGTATTTGCGGTCGGCGCCTGGCCTGCATCGAAGCCGACGCCCCAGAAGCGGGTTCCCTTCAGCATCGCCTCGGCCCGGGTCGAAACCGGGATCTGCCGTGGGCGATAGGTCACACCCAGCGTGCTTGCCCAGTCGTTCCACTTGAAGCTGTTGATGCTCGGCGATGTGCTCACGGCCACCCACGGCACGCGGAATGCATCCGCCAGGATGGCCCCGTGCATGGATTCGGCAATGATCAGTTCGGACCGTGCGATATCGGCGATCACTTCCTTGGCGTCGCCGCGC
Proteins encoded in this region:
- a CDS encoding polysaccharide pyruvyl transferase family protein; the protein is MKPYYWESQHGNFGDDLNLWLWDFLLQGFREVHPETLLVGVGTVLSKALLEGTGHKLVLGSGFGYGSLPDMSDANEWDIRCVRGPLTAKKVGVDESLGIVDPAVMVADMPEYRNIPKTVKKSFVPHWESAVAGLWGEVCSTVGINYIDPRGDAKEVIADIARSELIIAESMHGAILADAFRVPWVAVSTSPSINSFKWNDWASTLGVTYRPRQIPVSTRAEAMLKGTRFWGVGFDAGQAPTANTSAMNDDGEVMVREQEPRVTGLRSAAKQMLAAPSTLALWQASRAEPQLSSDRALAERKERFLNVLDGVRRDYL
- a CDS encoding glycosyltransferase, giving the protein MDNGICVIIAAMNAAPTIARAVETALREPETIEVIVIDDGSRDDTIGAAKTVDDGSGRLRTHRFEQNRGPAAARNMAIEMSKAEVLSILDADDFLFPGRFRQLLAQEDWDFVADNIAFVDEEGASRAHLELVEIEPDPKLIDLKTFVEGNISKSGVRRGEIGFLKPLMRRAFLDENGLRYREDLRLGEDYDLYARALAAGARYKVIHSCGYGAVVRGNSLSGSHRTEDLRRLYEADRAILSQAPLSNEERRIIRQHEQHIRARYELRHFLDLKKSQGFAHALSYAVRHPAALPAIAGGIFADKSQRFRRPPEAPVALGGTGKLRYLLTAPAGRG
- a CDS encoding exopolysaccharide production repressor protein, translating into MYGPRVFVSMIGALLVFAIATYAMNGSLGMTLLQTAMCAVLLQVGYFLGVLFLVWKTARDGQLSRSEQSGSAKSGDGDAGASAIPVSRLNKPGHPNF